A window from Purpureocillium takamizusanense chromosome 3, complete sequence encodes these proteins:
- a CDS encoding uncharacterized protein (EggNog:ENOG503P42D): MCYFDQTRWSCGYWRWGHFRQQCNKEYRMGETCGLKLVYETRVESDVCKLCHDTEKKQRRYDKMSRDVQRWQREGNRNATIERTCGEMQDVLGQIYRMREEHDHRLQSLGQ; the protein is encoded by the exons ATGTGTTATTTCGACCAGacgcgctggagctgcggGTACTGGCGATGGGGCCACTTCCGTCAGCAGTGCAACAAGGAGTACCGGATGGGCGAAACGTGTGGGCTCAAGCTCGTCTACGAGACAAGAGTCGAGTCGGACGTGTGTAAGCTCTGTCACGACAccgagaagaagcagaggCGGTACGACAAGATGTCTCGGGACGTACAGCGCTGGCAGCGCGAAGGCAACCGCAATGCCACCATCGAGCGCACATGTGGTGAGATGCAAGACGTGCTGGGCCAGATCTATCGTATGCGCGAGGAGCACGACCACAGGCTACAATCGCTTGGACAG TGA
- a CDS encoding uncharacterized protein (EggNog:ENOG503P5IQ~COG:S): MGICQSCLGRRDKDDYDENEEGRLLYEDGNGMQYGSFGDPALGGDETIEAQRENEALQRVVAKTSNNMVDVFEIAPQTSSNRGTNSTPFAYAGQGARVARYQHLVSKLNADEDADMSGIKVDWLAEDDTVESQSNRPASIKTLEDDNGGGPLVGTFADAAAAMK; the protein is encoded by the exons ATGGGCATCTGCCAGTCCTGCCTCGGGAGGCGCGACAAGGATGACTATGATGAA AACGAAGAAGGCAGGCTGCTGTACGAGGATGGCAACGGCATGCAGTACGGCAGCTTCGGTGACCCAGCattgggcggcgacgagacgatAGAGGCGCAGCGAGAGAATGAAGCTCTACAAAGAGTTGTTGCGAAGACGTCCAA CAACATGGTTGATGTTTTCGAGATTGCGCCTCAGACTTCTTCAAATCGGGGCACCAACTCGACACCATTTGCATACGCCGGTCAAGGAGCCCGGGTGGCGCGATACCAGCATTTAGTCTCCAAGCTTAATGCTGATGAAGACGCTGACATGTCCGGCATCAAGGTtgactggctggcggagGACGACACGGTCGAGTCGCAGAGCAACCGGCCCGCGAGTATCAAaacgctcgaggacgacaaTGGCGGTGGTCCCCTCGTTGGAACCTTCgcggatgctgctgcagccatGAAGTAA
- a CDS encoding uncharacterized protein (SECRETED:SignalP(1-18~SECRETED:cutsite=SEA-RV~SECRETED:prob=0.6221)), whose product MLGRFIFAILVVAALSEARVGRLARAEPECCPCPPPLGSPRTTVTFTVTQQNIQTPTVTVYSTVTATPSAVAPQTITVNASATVTQLVSETQTVTVKESVIASCSLVYLTQQTTVTPASPVTTVIVQPQPPPSQEVQPVATKAAPMPEAQQQAPVPIPNPPVPAGPPAANVTPQPLPQVATTTPVVVCPPLTASTTVATVYNTITLTVANTSTANTTSGSGAEPTVYIKPTNIARGQSPRAPTAYIP is encoded by the coding sequence ATGCTCGGTCGCTTCATCTTCGCCATTttggtcgtggcggccctATCCGAGGCGCGCGTCGGTCGCTTGGCGCGAGCTGAACCTGAGTGCTgcccatgcccgccgccgctggggtcACCGCGCACGACAGTCACATTCACAGTGACGCAACAGAACATCCAGACACCAACCGTCACTGTGTACAgcaccgtcaccgccacccCTTCGGCCGTTGCTCCCCAGACCATCACCGTTAACGCAAGCGCAACTGTCACGCAGTTGGTGTCGGAGACCCAAACTGTTACCGTGAAGGAGTCTGTAATCGCATCATGCTCTCTGGTGTATTTGACCCAACAAACCACGGTCACTCCCGCAAGTCCTGTTACCACAGTCATTGTCCAACCGCAACCTCCACCGTCGCAAGAGGTCCAGCCCGTCGCCACAAAGGCCGCACCAATGCCAGAGGCACAACAGCAGGCACCGGTGCCCATACCAAATCCTCCTGTGCCTGCCGggccgccagctgccaaTGTCACACCTCAACCGCTACCTCAAGTCGCAACTACAACGCCGGTGGTTGTTTGCCCCCCTCTGACCGCTTCAACAACCGTTGCCACTGTCTACAACACCATCACTCTCACAGTCGCGAACACCAGTACGGCGAACACTACTTCAGGGTCTGGTGCAGAGCCGACAGTCTATATAAAGCCCACCAATATTGCTCGGGGTCAAAgtccgcgcgcgccgactgCATATATCCCCTAG
- a CDS encoding uncharacterized protein (TransMembrane:12 (i45-65o85-105i117-136o142-164i176-199o205-228i298-316o336-357i364-387o407-434i446-463o475-496i)~COG:U~EggNog:ENOG503NW2Y) has protein sequence MVNFKPGGVKHLVQSNVEENIDIARAEAPKFERVTWYKEPHLRKLYFLSIFLLIGSATTGFDGMLQNTSQQMDYWKKFFPEYADANKLGILINMYNIGSIISYLFSPYMADILGRKPTIMVGCIIMVVGSCITAFAKNYGMYIGGRFILGFGNSLSQICSPMLLTEICHPQHRGPLTTVYNCLWNLGSLLVSVIGWGTASIPSDWSWRSITFLQAAPSLLQLAGIWWVPESPRFLVHKDRSDEALAMLVKHHGGGDPNNATVPFEYREIKQTIESDRNNKTATSYLDFFKTKGNRWRLAIVISLGIISQYSGNALFSNYIDIIYEGAGIKEQNKKLALTAGKTIMDLLISCGAALLVDKVGRRPLFMTAISGMVVAFICWTITGAVYENSGHAGADGTTVYSNTGSGYAQIAFVWLFGVFYDIGFSGLLVAYALEVLPFHMRAKGLVILNITVQAVLAVGNQTNKLAWDNLPKHWNFMLFYTLWDFCELIFVYFFYIETKGPTLEEIARIFDGDDAVPHIDLEQVEKEAHLTALHEETVSEKKA, from the exons ATGGTCAACTTCAAACCCGGCGGTGTCAAGCACCTCGTGCAGTCCAATGTCGAGGAGAACATCGACATTGCGCGCGCAGAGGCGCCCAAGTTTGAGCGCGTCACCTGGTACAAGGAGCCGCATCTGCGTAAGCTCTACTTCCTCAGCATCTTCCTCTTGATCGGATCAGCCACCACCGGTTTCGATGGCATGCTGCAGAACACATCCCAGCAGATGGACTACTGGAAGAAATTCTTCCCCGAGTATGCCGATGCCAACAAGCTTGGTATCCTCATCAACATGTATAACATTGGCTCCATCATCTCGTACCTCTTCTCACCATACATGGCCGACATCCTGGGACGAAAGCCAACCATTATGGTTGGCTGCATCATTATGGTTGTCGGTTCCTGCATCACGGCCTTTGCCAAGAACTACGGAA TGTACATCGGCGGGCGTTTCATCCTCGGCTTTGGCAACTCGCTGTCACAAATCTGCTCCCCCATGCTCCTGACCGAGATCTGCCACCCGCAACATCGTGGCCCTCTGACGACTGTGTATAACTGTCTCTGGAATCTCGGGTCTCTGC TCGTGTCTGTAATTGGCTGGGGCACCGCGTCAATCCCTAGCGACTGGTCGTGGCGCTCCATCACCTTCCTCCAGGCTGCCCCGTCGCTTCTCCAACTAGCTGGCATCTGGTGGGTGCCCGAGTCCCCACGATTCCTCGTGCACAAGGATCGGTCCGACGAGGCTCTTGCTATGCTAGTCAAGCACCACGGAGGTGGCGACCCGAACAACGCCACCGTGCCGTTCGAGTACCGGGAGATCAAGCAGACCATTGAGTCAGACCGCAACAACAAGACGGCTACTAGCTACCTCGACTTTTTTAAGACCAAAGGCAATAGGTGGAGGCTGGCGATTGTCATTTCCCTGGGCATCATCTCGCAGTATTCAGGCAATGCGCTGTTTTCCAACTACATTGACATCATCTACGAGGGTGCGGGTATCAAAGAGCAAAACAAGAAGCTGGCT TTGACTGCTGGTAAAACAATCATGGATCTGCTCATTTCCTGCGGAGCCGCCCTGCTTGTTGACAAGGTTGGTCGCCGACCGCTGTTTATGACGGCTATCTCTGGCATGGTGGTCGCCTTCATCTGCTGGACTATTACTGGCGCTGTCTATGAGAATTCTGGACACGCGGGTGCCGATGGCACCACCGTTTACAGCAATACGGGGTCTGGATACGCCCAGATTGCGTTTGTCTGGCTCTTTGGCGTCTTTTACGACATTGGCTTCTCCGGCCTGTTGGTTGCATACGCGCTCGAGGTTCTCCCCTTCCACATGCGTGCCAAGG GTCTTGTTATTCTCAACATTACGGTCCAGGCTGTGCTTGCCGTCGGAAA CCAAACCAACAAGCTTGCGTGGGACAACCTGCCCAAACACTGGAACTTCATGCTGTTCTACACGCTCTGGGACTTTTGCGAGCTCATTTTCGTGTACTTCTTCTACATTGAGACCAAAGGCCCGACACTGGAGGAGATTGCACGCATtttcgacggcgacgatgccgtgccgCACATTGACCTCGAGCAGGTGGAGAAGGAGGCACATCTCACGGCTCTTCACGAGGAGACCGTgtcggagaagaaggcctgA
- a CDS encoding uncharacterized protein (COG:S~EggNog:ENOG503P3CR) → MPQGVWQRKFPDGYGLEAVLAATRSQHGDEKEPVPIERPPAELNDLIAADAGGEGFTLSSFTASDAWELGHLLHARLLPFAQSSPSRPALISISLASNPHTPLYQSATGPGITADNGTWVARKRAAVLRFGVSSWLMGRKFKDAGGEAAFAAKYALGPEGAGKYAIHGGGVPLRVRGVEGVVAVVVVSGLKDFEDHGVVAEVIRGHWEVLREE, encoded by the exons ATGCCTCAGGGAGTGTGGCAGCGCAAATTTCCTGACGGGTacggcctcgaggctgtgcttgcggcgacgaggagccaGCACGGGGACGAGAAGGAGCCTGTGCCGATTGAGCGGCCGCCTGCTgag CTCAACGACCTCATCGCCgcagacgccggcggcgagggcttcaCCCTCAGCTCCTTCACCGCCTCGGACGCCTGGGAACTGGGCCACCTGCTGCACGCGCGGCTCCTCCCCTTCGCCCagtcctcgccgtcccgtccggcGCTCATCTCCATCAGCCTCGCCTCCAACCCTCACACGCCGCTCTATCAGTCCGCCACGGGCCCGGGCATCACGGCCGACAACGGCACGTGGGTGGCGCGCAAGcgcgcggcggtgctgcgctTCGGCGTGAGCAGCTGGCTCATGGGGCGCAAGTTCaaggacgcgggcggcgaggctgcgtTTGCGGCAAAGTACGCGCTCGGGCCGGAGGGCGCGGGCAAGTACGCGATTCACGGCGGGGGCGTGCCGCTGAGGGTCAGGGGCGTGGAGggcgtggtggcggtggtggtggtgagtggGCTCAAGGACTTTGAGGATcacggggtggtggcggaggtGATTAGGGGCCATTGGGAGGTGCTGCGGGAGGAGtag
- a CDS encoding uncharacterized protein (EggNog:ENOG503NYF2~COG:U), translated as MSRSSQARRRESRLVARPIKPDPEWSHPAARVDMDSETLQNGQNDSDEDMNDETSTQAFHRPSTGRLGRSDAPPPSEPVTETTEPVLQQIRSVSHAVLNSPTANVEESFFHDSFQDIGKKLKECNDTLGELQQLGVSHDVQLPELVLVGDQSAGKSSLMSGLANLDLPRSEGTCTRCPLHIRVSRNSDWSCRVWLRKEYSYQPPDHGGINETDVTDADPFFPWIKMPSTSILEFKTMHDKNDIEDVLRWAQIAILNDGKPHGLFIPGSGGVAVNMSIDKAAEETTAKFSPNVVALEIKGPDLPDLSFYDMPGIFQNPADARDDYLVNVVRNLSRAYITHPSAIILCSMPMNTDAENSSTFGLIRRLGATSRTIGVLTKADLLSDTGHSQWLEIMKGQTHHTGLGYFITSRPQGKNLEDLKKWEERVFQDQSFDRWPETFKEFSDRCGVEKLKAFLSERLGEDFAKSLPNIKSKVKKHLREIESKLAKLPELPQNVELEVQTALLTFGDSARAKMDEFIRHFGPLPFNFRNCLLEIKPKFILKDRSDIPVLEISDDESDSASVAQQTPSKRSAPTQMVTPAKRRADAAMMNGSFSNGSVKPEETAPQPQPGAPTGGHPALARRAVIAEPFNKFDKVGRGFRTIRRVREEIQEKTKAGMPGLISDEVYDDLVREAIKPWQGPTRLFLEETMKDLRSKLDKTLSQALDSLKERTIFNQAKAAVHSCLAENSAKTKHELLQLYADECERLMTFNEDAFRQYREYEQISLTRFRHKMRMEAQVERTRPLLEWAEMTEENRLLDHKRREKELLKLGPDQFAREIEVVAYVRGYYRLAALRFADAVSQRILCRMIPEIRRKLPSYLEDKLGLRGPCSQSVYERLMEENEQTANNREMLKSEREKFGKALASIELLESGARGGDNAVDVMDVEESTQPMSVSHDVNTDAHEGEA; from the exons ATGTCTCGTTCCTCCCAAGCAAGAAGGCGGGAATCGCGCCTGGTTGCCCGGCCCATCAAACCAGACCCCGAGTGGTCGCACCCTGCTGCGAGGGTTGATATGGACAGCGAGACGCTTCAGAATGGCCAGAACGACTCTGATGAGGACATGAACGACGAAACTTCGACCCAAGCCTTTCACCGCCCATCGACGGGTCGCCTTGGTCGCTCCGACGCAC CGCCGCCTAGTGAGCCGGTCACGGAGACGACTGAGCCGGTCTTGCAGCAGATCAGGTCGGTAAGCCACGCAGTGCTTAACAGTCCCACCGCAAACGTGGAAGAGAGCTTTTTCCATGATTCTTTCCAGGACATCGGCAAGAAGCTAAAGGAGTGCAACGACACTCTGGGAGAGCTTCAGCAACTGGGCGTTTCTCATGATGTGCAACTTCCTGAGCTCGTCCTTGTGGGTGATCAGTCGGCTGGCAAATCCAGTCTCATGTCCGGCCTTGCCAACCTCGACTTGCCTCGAAGCGAGGGAACCTGCACACGCTGCCCTTTGCACATACGCGTCTCTCGCAACAGCGACTGGTCATGCCGAGTCTGGCTGCGTAAGGAATATTCCTACCAGCCTCCCGATCACGGTGGCATCAATGAGACAGACGTGACCGATGCGGATCCATTCTTCCCTTGGATCAAGATGCCGTCCACATCTATCCTGGAGTTCAAGACTATGCATGACAAGAATGATATCGAGGACGTTCTGCGCTGGGCGCAGATTGCGATTCTCAACGATGGAAAACCTCATGGGCTGTTCATCCCAGGCTcgggcggcgttgccgtAAACATGTCCATCGACAAGGCAGCtgaggagacgacggccaagTTCTCACCcaacgtcgtcgcgctcgagaTCAAGGGGCCTGACTTGCCCGATCTTTCGTTTTACGACATGCCTGGAATCTTTCAGAATCCAGCTGACGCACGAGACGACTACCTGGTCAATGTGGTGCGCAACCTGTCGCGCGCGTACATTACGCACCCGTCAGCCATCATCCTCTGTTCCATGCCCATGAACACGGATGCCGAGAACTCGTCGACATTCGGACTGATCCGACGTCTCGGAGCCACATCACGCACGATTGGTGTCCTCACAAAGGCTGATCTTCTCTCAGACACTGGTCATTCTCAGTGGTTGGAGATAATGAAGGGCCAGACGCACCACACTGGACTGGGCTACTTCATCACCTCTCGACCTCAGGGGAAGAACTTGGAGGATTTGAAGAAGTGGGAAGAGCGAGTATTTCAAGACCAGTCGTTCGACCGTTGGCCCGAGACCTTCAAAGAATTTTCGGACCGCTGTGGTGTAGAAAAGCTGAAGGCGTTTTTATCGGAACGGCTTGGCGAAGACTTCGCAAAAAG CTTGCCAAATATCAAGTCCAAGGTCAAAAAGCATCTGAGAGAGATCGAGAGCAAGCTTGCCAAGCTCCCAGAGCTGCCGCAAAATGTCGAGCTCGAGGTTCAGACCGCGCTGCTGACCTTTGGCgacagcgcgcgcgccaaaATGGACGAATTCATCCGCCACTTTGGCCCATTGCCGTTCAACTTTCGCAACTGCCTGCTTGAGATCAAACCCAAGTTCATCCTCAAGGATCGATCCGATATCCCCGTGCTGGAAATCTCCGACGACGAATCGGACAGCGCGTCGGTAGCACAGCAGACTCCGTCGAAGCggtccgcgccgacgcagaTGGTCACCCCTGCCAAAAGGCGGGCAGATGCGGCAATGATGAACGGCAGTTTCAGCAATGGCAGCGTCAAACCCGAAGAGACTGCGCCTCAACCACAACCCGGCGCTCCGACCGGCGGTCATCCAGCTCTTGCAAGACGCGCTGTCATTGCAGAGCCGTTCAACAAGTTTGACAAGGTTGGTCGCGGGTTCCGCACAATTCGCAGGGTGCGGGAGGAGATTCAGGAGAAGACCAAGGCTGGAATGCCTGGTCTCATCTCAGATGAGGTCTATGATGATCTTGTGCGGGAGGCTATCAAACCTTGGCAAGGGCCGACTCGACTCTTCCTGGAGGAGACAATGAAGGATCTTCGGTCGAAACTCGACAAGACGCTGAGCCAAGCCCTCGACAGCCTCAAGGAAAGAACAATTTTCAATCAGGCGAAAGCTGCCGTGCATTCATGCCTGGCGGAGAACAGCGCCAAGACAAAGCAcgagctgctccagcttTACGCGGACGAGTGCGAGCGTCTCATGACCTTCAACGAGGATGCTTTCCGACAGTACCGAGAGTATGAGCAGATTTCCCTTACGAGATTCCGCCACAAGATGCGAATGGAGGCACAGGTAGAACGTACGCGCCCGCTGCTGGAGTGGGCGGAGATGACGGAGGAAAATCGCCTCCTGGACCATAAGCGGCGTGAgaaggagctgctcaagctcgGACCCGACCAGTTTGCACGGGAGATTGAGGTCGTTGCGTACGTTAGGGGGTACTATCGACTGGCAGCCTTGCGCTTCGCGGACGCGGTGTCTCAGCGAATCCTTTGTCGCATGATCCCGGAGATCCGACGCAAGCTGCCGTCTTACCTTGAGGATAAGCTGGGCCTGCGCGGCCCGTGCTCGCAGAGTGTCTATGAGAGGCTTATGGAGGAGAACGAGCAGACTGCAAACAACCGCGAGATGCTgaagagcgagagagagaagtTTGGCAAAGCGCTCGCGAGTATTGAGCTGCTGGAGtcgggcgcccgcggcggtgacAACGCTGTGGACGTGATGGATGTGGAAGAGAGCACCCAGCCCATGTCAGTGTCTCACGATGTCAACACTGACGCGCACGAAGGCGAAGCTTAA
- a CDS encoding Mannose-1-phosphate guanylyltransferase (COG:G~COG:M~COG:O~EggNog:ENOG503NTWK) — protein MSLQVPMAHRSKEQGATKAVILVGGPSRGTRFRPLSLDLPKPLFEVAGHPIIWHCLSSVARVPVIQEVYIIGYYDESVFRDFIKDSAKEFPSITIRYLREYQALGTAGGLYHFRDAILKGRPDRLFVLNADVCCSFPLAEMLKLSVERDAEAVILGTRVSDDAASNFGCIVSDAHTRRVLHYVEKPESHISNLINCGVYLFSTEAIFPSIRSAIKRRLDRPARLLSYPSSDNLETYNMPAAGATNDDEEEERKNEVIRLEQDTLGDMADSKQFYVYETKDFWRQIKTAGSAVPANALYLQQAWQSESDELAKPSANIVPPVFIHPTAQVHPTAKLGPNVSIGPRVTVGAGARIKESIVLEDSDIKHDACVLYSIIGWGSRVGAWARVEGTPTPVNSHSTSIIKNGVKVQSITILGKDCGVGDEVRVQNCVCLPYKELKRDVANEVIM, from the exons atgtcCCTGCAGGTGCCCATGGCGCACCGCTCGAAGGAGCAGGGCGCGACCAAGGCCGTCATTCTA GTCGGTGGCCCTTCACGCGGCACCCGCTTTCGTCCTCTCTCGCTCGACCTCCCCAAGCCGTTGTTCGAAGTGGCCGGCCACCCCATCATCTGGCACTGCCTgtcgtccgtcgcccgcgttCCCGTTATCCAGGAGGTGTACATAATCGGCTACTACGACGAGTCCGTCTTCCGCGACTTCATCAAGGACTCGGCCAAGGAGTTTCCCTCCATTACCATTCGCTACCTGCGCGAGTACCAGGCCCTaggcaccgccggcggcctctATCACTTCCGCGATGCCATTCTCAAAGGCCGGCCCGACCGGCTCTTTGTCCTTAACGCCGACGTCTGCTGCTCCTTTCCCCTCGCCGAGATGCTAAAGCTCTCCGTtgagcgcgacgccgaggccgtcatccTTGGCACCCGTgtgagcgacgacgccgcttcCAACTTCGGCTGCATCGTCTCCGACGCACATACCCGCCGCGTCCTACACTACGTAGAGAAGCCCGAGTCTCATATCAGCAACCTCATCAACTGCGGCGTCTACCTCTTTTCCACCGAGGCCATCTTCCCCTCCATCCGCTCCGCTATcaagcgccgcctcgaccgccccgcccgcctcctgtCGTACCCATCATCCGACAACCTCGAGACGTACAATATGCCCGCTGCGGGAGCCACCAatgacgatgaggaagaggagcgcAAGAACGAGGTCATTCGGCTTGAGCAGGATACcctcggcgacatggccgacagCAAGCAGTTCTACGTCTACGAGACCAAGGACTTTTGGCGCCAGATCAAGACGGCTGGgtccgccgtgcccgccaACGCGTTGTACCTGCAACAGGCGTGGCAGTCGGAgagcgacgagctcgccaaGCCGAGCGCCAACATCGTCCCTCCCGTCTTCATCCACCCTACGGCGCAGGTTCACCCAACGGCCAAGCTAGGCCCCAACGTCAGCATCGGCCCGCGCgtcaccgtcggcgccggcgcgcgcatcaAGGAGAGCATCGTGCTCGAGGACTCGGATATCAAGCACGACGCCTGCGTACTCTACTCAATTATCGGATGGGGTAGCCGCGTTGGCGCATGGGCCCGCGTCGAGGGTACCCCCACGCCCGTCAACAGCCACTCGACGAGCATCATCAAGAACGGCGTCAAGGTCCAGAGCATCACCATTCTCGGCAAGGACtgcggcgttggcgacgaggtccgCGTCCAGAACTGCGTCTGCCTGCCCTACAAGGAGTTGAAGCGG GATGTTGCCAACGAGGTCATCATGTGA
- a CDS encoding Mannose-1-phosphate guanylyltransferase (COG:G~COG:M~COG:O~EggNog:ENOG503NTWK), translating into MTRLPQVGGPSRGTRFRPLSLDLPKPLFEVAGHPIIWHCLSSVARVPVIQEVYIIGYYDESVFRDFIKDSAKEFPSITIRYLREYQALGTAGGLYHFRDAILKGRPDRLFVLNADVCCSFPLAEMLKLSVERDAEAVILGTRVSDDAASNFGCIVSDAHTRRVLHYVEKPESHISNLINCGVYLFSTEAIFPSIRSAIKRRLDRPARLLSYPSSDNLETYNMPAAGATNDDEEEERKNEVIRLEQDTLGDMADSKQFYVYETKDFWRQIKTAGSAVPANALYLQQAWQSESDELAKPSANIVPPVFIHPTAQVHPTAKLGPNVSIGPRVTVGAGARIKESIVLEDSDIKHDACVLYSIIGWGSRVGAWARVEGTPTPVNSHSTSIIKNGVKVQSITILGKDCGVGDEVRVQNCVCLPYKELKRDVANEVIM; encoded by the exons ATGACTCGTCTACCGCAGGTCGGTGGCCCTTCACGCGGCACCCGCTTTCGTCCTCTCTCGCTCGACCTCCCCAAGCCGTTGTTCGAAGTGGCCGGCCACCCCATCATCTGGCACTGCCTgtcgtccgtcgcccgcgttCCCGTTATCCAGGAGGTGTACATAATCGGCTACTACGACGAGTCCGTCTTCCGCGACTTCATCAAGGACTCGGCCAAGGAGTTTCCCTCCATTACCATTCGCTACCTGCGCGAGTACCAGGCCCTaggcaccgccggcggcctctATCACTTCCGCGATGCCATTCTCAAAGGCCGGCCCGACCGGCTCTTTGTCCTTAACGCCGACGTCTGCTGCTCCTTTCCCCTCGCCGAGATGCTAAAGCTCTCCGTtgagcgcgacgccgaggccgtcatccTTGGCACCCGTgtgagcgacgacgccgcttcCAACTTCGGCTGCATCGTCTCCGACGCACATACCCGCCGCGTCCTACACTACGTAGAGAAGCCCGAGTCTCATATCAGCAACCTCATCAACTGCGGCGTCTACCTCTTTTCCACCGAGGCCATCTTCCCCTCCATCCGCTCCGCTATcaagcgccgcctcgaccgccccgcccgcctcctgtCGTACCCATCATCCGACAACCTCGAGACGTACAATATGCCCGCTGCGGGAGCCACCAatgacgatgaggaagaggagcgcAAGAACGAGGTCATTCGGCTTGAGCAGGATACcctcggcgacatggccgacagCAAGCAGTTCTACGTCTACGAGACCAAGGACTTTTGGCGCCAGATCAAGACGGCTGGgtccgccgtgcccgccaACGCGTTGTACCTGCAACAGGCGTGGCAGTCGGAgagcgacgagctcgccaaGCCGAGCGCCAACATCGTCCCTCCCGTCTTCATCCACCCTACGGCGCAGGTTCACCCAACGGCCAAGCTAGGCCCCAACGTCAGCATCGGCCCGCGCgtcaccgtcggcgccggcgcgcgcatcaAGGAGAGCATCGTGCTCGAGGACTCGGATATCAAGCACGACGCCTGCGTACTCTACTCAATTATCGGATGGGGTAGCCGCGTTGGCGCATGGGCCCGCGTCGAGGGTACCCCCACGCCCGTCAACAGCCACTCGACGAGCATCATCAAGAACGGCGTCAAGGTCCAGAGCATCACCATTCTCGGCAAGGACtgcggcgttggcgacgaggtccgCGTCCAGAACTGCGTCTGCCTGCCCTACAAGGAGTTGAAGCGG GATGTTGCCAACGAGGTCATCATGTGA